A single genomic interval of Magnetospirillum sp. 15-1 harbors:
- the padG gene encoding NADH-dependent phenylglyoxylate dehydrogenase subunit alpha, whose amino-acid sequence MNQMPNSSQMIVCDGNEAAARAVVLARPDVVSVFPITPQSSLVESLSQFVADGVLGAELINAEGEHSVLSALQGACLAGARTYTATSGPGLAFMFEPYVRTPGLRLPMVVSLVTRDMLSPQCVWGGQQDAMSVRECGWIQVYCEDVQEVLDTVVMAFKLAEHKDVLLPVNVCHDGNYLSYGVSRVEMPAAGLVDEFLGEAAVNWHIALDPARPMAVDPLTGGTGPGGAASFVGYRKSQVGAMAQSLRVLSDIHAEWAERFGRHWAPLVEEYRLDDADIAIVTIGSMTGAGKDAVDAARERGEKVGLIKVKTYRPFPCEAVIAALSKVRAAGIVDRSVSFAWNCGPLHQDVMTALFASPVRIPLVGCIGGLAGADITAEHFARVIAATAQAAAGESPASPIWLNEHD is encoded by the coding sequence ATGAACCAGATGCCAAACTCGTCACAAATGATCGTCTGCGACGGCAACGAGGCCGCCGCCCGCGCGGTGGTGCTGGCCCGCCCCGACGTGGTTTCGGTCTTCCCCATCACGCCCCAATCCTCGCTGGTGGAAAGCCTGTCGCAATTCGTCGCCGACGGGGTGCTGGGCGCCGAACTGATCAACGCCGAGGGCGAGCATTCGGTGCTGTCGGCGCTGCAGGGCGCCTGTCTGGCCGGAGCCCGGACCTATACCGCCACCTCGGGGCCGGGGCTGGCCTTCATGTTCGAGCCCTATGTCAGGACGCCGGGCCTGCGCCTGCCCATGGTGGTGTCGCTGGTCACCCGCGACATGCTGTCGCCGCAATGCGTGTGGGGCGGCCAGCAGGATGCCATGAGCGTGCGCGAATGCGGCTGGATTCAGGTCTATTGCGAGGACGTGCAGGAGGTTCTCGACACCGTGGTCATGGCCTTCAAGCTGGCCGAGCACAAGGACGTGCTGCTGCCGGTCAATGTCTGCCACGACGGCAATTACCTGTCCTACGGCGTGTCGCGGGTGGAGATGCCCGCCGCCGGGCTGGTGGACGAGTTCCTGGGCGAGGCGGCGGTCAACTGGCACATCGCGCTGGACCCGGCGCGGCCCATGGCGGTGGACCCCCTGACCGGCGGCACCGGTCCCGGCGGAGCGGCGTCCTTCGTCGGCTACCGCAAGAGCCAGGTGGGGGCCATGGCCCAGTCCCTGCGGGTGCTCTCGGATATCCATGCCGAATGGGCCGAGCGCTTCGGCCGCCATTGGGCGCCCCTGGTCGAGGAATACCGCCTGGACGACGCCGACATCGCCATCGTTACCATCGGCTCCATGACCGGGGCGGGCAAGGACGCCGTCGACGCGGCGCGCGAACGGGGCGAGAAGGTCGGCCTGATCAAGGTGAAGACCTACCGTCCCTTCCCGTGCGAGGCGGTCATCGCCGCCCTCTCCAAGGTCAGGGCAGCCGGCATCGTCGACCGTTCGGTGTCGTTCGCCTGGAATTGCGGGCCGCTGCACCAGGACGTGATGACCGCCCTGTTCGCCTCGCCGGTGCGCATTCCCCTGGTGGGCTGCATCGGCGGTCTGGCCGGCGCCGACATCACCGCCGAGCACTTCGCCCGCGTCATCGCCGCCACCGCCCAGGCGGCGGCCGGCGAGAGTCCCGCCTCCCCCATCTGGTTGAACGAGCATGACTGA
- a CDS encoding dimethyl sulfoxide reductase anchor subunit, whose product MSMHSPHRQTSWDWRAAGNFIGGGTGSGLLALGFAAGLPPSLTAVVGGTLIGLGLACVWLEIGRPWRALNVFFHPQTSWMTREGIVAMALYAVGSGAALLSSPGLLGLMALVAMGFVWCQGRILTSAKGIPAWRAGLTLPLILATAAAEGAGAAVLLAGVTGADVPWLGRGLALLLALRYVVWRAYLARLKAPAQAMAAARRLDMPLVLAGHLLPALLAVFGLSLAAGLLAVVAGWFLKYVLITRMAMTQGFALPVTPARGRGTTGTGVKPGWGAAS is encoded by the coding sequence ATGAGCATGCACTCCCCTCACCGGCAAACCAGTTGGGACTGGCGGGCGGCCGGCAATTTCATCGGCGGCGGCACCGGTTCCGGCCTGCTGGCCCTGGGCTTCGCCGCCGGCCTGCCCCCAAGCCTGACCGCCGTGGTCGGCGGCACCCTGATCGGCCTGGGGCTGGCCTGCGTCTGGCTGGAGATCGGCAGGCCCTGGCGGGCGCTCAACGTGTTCTTCCACCCCCAGACCTCGTGGATGACCCGCGAAGGCATCGTCGCCATGGCGCTCTATGCGGTGGGCAGCGGCGCGGCGCTGCTCAGTTCCCCCGGCCTACTGGGACTGATGGCGCTGGTGGCCATGGGCTTCGTCTGGTGCCAGGGCCGCATTCTCACCAGCGCCAAGGGTATCCCGGCCTGGCGGGCCGGACTGACCCTGCCGCTGATCCTTGCCACCGCCGCCGCCGAAGGGGCGGGGGCGGCCGTGTTGCTGGCCGGTGTGACCGGAGCGGACGTGCCCTGGCTGGGCCGGGGATTGGCGCTGCTGCTGGCGCTGCGCTATGTGGTCTGGCGTGCCTATCTGGCCCGGCTGAAGGCCCCCGCCCAAGCCATGGCGGCCGCCCGCCGCCTGGACATGCCGCTGGTCCTGGCCGGGCACCTGCTGCCGGCCCTGCTGGCGGTGTTCGGGCTGTCGCTAGCAGCGGGCCTGCTGGCCGTGGTCGCGGGCTGGTTCCTCAAATACGTGCTGATCACCCGCATGGCCATGACCCAGGGATTCGCCCTGCCGGTCACTCCGGCACGGGGGCGCGGCACCACGGGCACCGGCGTGAAGCCCGGTTGGGGGGCGGCGTCATGA
- a CDS encoding LysR family transcriptional regulator → MKGSLVAGLSATRRWTVDEGRTIGILGPESRVYATPYLVYDLETTCREFLLDHLDPGEDTVGTRVEMDHAAPTPLGMWVDITVTVAKLDGRGVTLAFTAADALDRVASGSHSRFVVEVEKTRERLMAKARKAGL, encoded by the coding sequence ATGAAGGGAAGTTTGGTCGCCGGCCTGTCCGCGACGCGCCGATGGACCGTCGACGAGGGACGCACCATCGGCATCCTGGGACCGGAAAGCCGGGTCTACGCCACGCCTTATCTGGTCTACGACCTGGAAACCACCTGCCGGGAATTCCTGCTGGACCACCTTGATCCCGGCGAGGACACGGTGGGAACCAGGGTGGAGATGGACCACGCCGCGCCCACTCCGCTCGGTATGTGGGTGGACATCACCGTCACCGTCGCCAAGCTTGATGGTCGGGGCGTCACCCTGGCCTTCACCGCCGCCGACGCCCTGGACCGGGTGGCCAGCGGCAGCCATTCCCGCTTCGTCGTGGAAGTGGAGAAGACCAGGGAGCGCCTGATGGCCAAGGCGCGCAAAGCCGGCCTTTAG
- a CDS encoding 4Fe-4S dicluster domain-containing protein, whose translation MTRYIMVADLRRCVGCQTCTAACKETNATPPGVQWRRVLDMEAGDYPDVRRIFLPTGCQHCDEPPCLEVCPSTATAKRADGIVTIDYDLCIGCAYCAVACPYEARFKVDRTEYAYGAQPMDNERARLAEEKIGVATKCTFCVDRIDAGIKAGKVPGVDPEATPACVNSCISGALRFGDMDDPDSAVSRLIADNQWFRMHEDQGTGPGFYYLWDKGQ comes from the coding sequence ATGACCCGTTACATCATGGTCGCCGACCTTCGGCGCTGCGTCGGCTGCCAGACCTGCACGGCGGCCTGCAAGGAAACCAACGCCACGCCGCCCGGCGTGCAGTGGCGCCGGGTGCTGGACATGGAAGCCGGCGACTACCCGGACGTGCGGCGCATCTTCCTGCCCACCGGCTGCCAGCATTGCGACGAACCGCCCTGCCTGGAGGTCTGCCCCTCGACCGCCACCGCCAAGCGGGCCGACGGTATCGTCACCATCGACTACGACCTGTGCATCGGCTGCGCCTACTGCGCCGTGGCCTGTCCCTACGAGGCCCGCTTCAAGGTGGACAGGACCGAATACGCCTATGGCGCCCAGCCCATGGACAACGAGCGGGCGCGTCTGGCCGAGGAGAAGATCGGCGTCGCCACCAAATGCACCTTCTGCGTCGACCGCATCGATGCCGGGATCAAGGCCGGCAAGGTGCCCGGCGTCGACCCCGAAGCCACGCCGGCCTGCGTCAATTCCTGCATTTCCGGGGCGCTGCGCTTTGGCGACATGGACGACCCGGACAGCGCGGTATCCCGGCTGATCGCGGACAACCAGTGGTTCCGCATGCACGAGGATCAGGGAACCGGACCGGGCTTTTATTACCTGTGGGACAAGGGTCAATGA
- the padH gene encoding NADH-dependent phenylglyoxylate dehydrogenase subunit epsilon: MTDAHAKYLIVGASHAGREALAAIRMSDPDGRLVMLSGEKHLPYSPTILPYVVSGRSSPDRVALAKAEWFAGNRAELVQDARVVAVDPAARAVRLADGGRWTYDRLLLATGAEPAIPRVEGLKPGAYHVLRTLDDALAIRVHAASARRAVVLGAGLVGLHAAETLAEAGLDVTVVEMRPHVLAEYFDAKAAALIGATFERHGVRMLMGRRLERAAGSEPCRLGLDDGTELEADLLLVAAGVRPATDLLAGGPVATDRGILVDERMRTNVDGIWAAGDVAQAKGFLTGRSIINGTLPEAVEQGRIAGMDMAGDADLVPYGGGIPLNTYGFFGRHAVAVGAAATPEGEGAEVHTDRSDGYCRVVLRDNRLIGLAAIDRVVDAGILWRLIQRRTDLAPVRDRFLSHPLETARALMSQGWR, translated from the coding sequence ATGACTGACGCCCACGCCAAATACCTGATCGTCGGCGCCAGCCATGCCGGCCGCGAAGCCCTGGCCGCCATCCGCATGAGCGACCCCGATGGACGCCTGGTGATGCTGAGCGGGGAAAAACACCTGCCCTACTCGCCGACCATCCTGCCCTATGTGGTGTCGGGACGCTCCTCGCCCGATCGGGTCGCCCTGGCCAAGGCGGAGTGGTTCGCCGGGAACCGGGCGGAACTGGTCCAGGACGCCCGGGTGGTGGCGGTCGATCCCGCCGCCCGCGCCGTGCGGCTGGCCGATGGCGGGCGCTGGACCTATGACCGACTGCTGCTGGCCACCGGAGCCGAGCCGGCGATCCCGAGGGTCGAGGGACTGAAACCCGGTGCCTACCATGTCCTGCGCACCCTGGACGATGCCCTGGCCATCCGTGTGCACGCGGCAAGTGCCCGCCGCGCCGTGGTGCTGGGCGCCGGTCTGGTGGGCCTGCACGCCGCCGAGACCCTGGCCGAGGCAGGCCTCGACGTCACCGTGGTCGAGATGCGCCCCCACGTCCTGGCCGAATATTTCGACGCCAAGGCCGCCGCCCTGATCGGCGCGACCTTCGAACGCCACGGCGTCCGCATGCTGATGGGCCGCCGCCTGGAGCGGGCGGCGGGGTCGGAGCCGTGCCGCCTGGGCCTCGACGACGGAACCGAGCTGGAGGCCGATCTGCTGCTGGTGGCGGCGGGAGTGCGCCCGGCCACGGATCTGCTGGCCGGCGGCCCGGTCGCCACCGACAGGGGCATCCTGGTGGACGAGCGCATGCGCACCAACGTGGACGGCATCTGGGCGGCGGGCGACGTGGCCCAGGCCAAGGGATTTCTGACCGGTCGGTCTATCATCAATGGCACCCTGCCCGAGGCCGTCGAGCAGGGCCGCATCGCCGGAATGGACATGGCCGGCGACGCCGACCTCGTTCCCTATGGCGGCGGCATTCCCCTCAACACCTACGGCTTCTTCGGCCGTCACGCCGTGGCGGTCGGAGCGGCCGCCACCCCGGAAGGCGAAGGTGCCGAAGTCCACACCGACCGGTCAGATGGCTATTGCCGCGTGGTGCTGCGTGACAACCGGTTGATCGGACTGGCCGCCATCGACCGGGTGGTGGATGCCGGCATCTTGTGGCGGCTGATCCAGCGCCGCACCGACCTTGCCCCGGTGCGGGACCGCTTTCTCTCCCATCCCCTGGAAACCGCCCGCGCCCTGATGTCGCAGGGCTGGAGGTAG
- a CDS encoding 4Fe-4S binding protein: MPMPDPSNLPKDLAPIATRLSAMLPGDWRALRPVVDRAKCVKCAVCWLFCPVQCIAEKPRWFTADMSVCKGCGVCAQECPQNAIAMVEEDAA; this comes from the coding sequence ATGCCTATGCCTGACCCCTCCAACCTGCCCAAGGATCTGGCGCCCATCGCCACGCGGCTGAGCGCCATGCTGCCGGGCGACTGGCGGGCGCTGCGGCCGGTGGTCGACCGCGCCAAATGCGTCAAGTGCGCGGTGTGCTGGCTGTTCTGTCCGGTGCAGTGCATCGCCGAGAAGCCCCGCTGGTTCACCGCCGACATGAGCGTCTGCAAGGGCTGCGGCGTCTGCGCCCAGGAATGCCCGCAGAACGCCATCGCCATGGTCGAGGAGGACGCGGCCTGA
- the padE gene encoding NADH-dependent phenylglyoxylate dehydrogenase subunit gamma — translation MTNEIRLHGRGGQGTVMAAGILAQALAEEGKWAIAIPTFGFERRGAPVSAFLRVDDKPIRSLTNIYHPDVIVCIDQTLGRAVNIFAGMAPGATLVLASRKRPAELDLPPSARRLGLVDAVSIAMDLFKRPITNSVMLGALARTTGMVSLDGLARAMEGSHFRDAGLAQNLEAIRRGYDATEVLDLKESCHAYA, via the coding sequence ATGACCAACGAGATTCGACTGCACGGGCGCGGCGGCCAGGGAACGGTCATGGCGGCGGGCATCCTGGCCCAGGCCCTGGCCGAGGAAGGCAAATGGGCCATCGCCATCCCGACCTTCGGCTTCGAGCGGCGCGGCGCCCCGGTTTCGGCCTTTCTCCGGGTCGACGACAAGCCCATCCGCAGCCTGACCAACATCTACCACCCCGACGTCATCGTCTGCATCGACCAGACCCTGGGGCGTGCCGTCAACATCTTCGCCGGCATGGCCCCAGGCGCCACCCTGGTGCTGGCCAGCCGCAAGCGCCCGGCCGAGCTGGACCTGCCGCCATCGGCCCGCCGCCTGGGGCTGGTGGATGCGGTCTCCATCGCCATGGATCTGTTCAAGCGGCCCATCACCAACTCGGTGATGCTGGGCGCCCTGGCGCGGACCACCGGCATGGTCTCGCTGGACGGCCTGGCCCGCGCCATGGAGGGCTCGCACTTCCGCGACGCCGGGCTGGCCCAGAATCTCGAAGCCATCCGGCGCGGCTACGACGCGACCGAAGTGCTCGACCTCAAGGAATCCTGCCATGCCTATGCCTGA
- the padI gene encoding NADH-dependent phenylglyoxylate dehydrogenase subunit beta yields the protein MAAQDTIRFIPERCDGCGDCMKACSDAKGGASRISVVAGVDQGWEMALCRQCGDPKCVANCPAGALDKHGRTGVVGWSAELCVDCHLCTLGCAYGGIAFDPAAGHVGKCDMCDGAPACVPACSKGALEHLSAAARLHAVHAEREDMFVPGLSACQGCNSELLIRHTMRRVGRESIVAAPPGCIPGMGTVGYNGQTGSKVPIFHPLLTNTAAMLGGIKRQYERKGKDVTVVALAGDGGAVDVGFQSLSGAAERGEHVLFICVDNEGYMNTGMQASGSTTFGSWTSTTPVGEVGRGKSTDGKYLPQLMTGHGCAYVATASTAFLDDYHAKLERALAASRAGFAYLHVHAPCPTGWRFPAAMTTEVCRRQVESNFVTLWDFTPADGLRFTRGVERPRPVADYVRMIGKYKHLAPADLERIQASVDRRVETLQGFQRRSAAE from the coding sequence TTGGCCGCGCAAGACACCATCCGCTTCATCCCCGAACGCTGCGACGGCTGCGGCGATTGCATGAAAGCCTGCTCCGACGCCAAGGGAGGCGCCAGCCGCATCTCGGTGGTGGCGGGCGTGGACCAAGGCTGGGAGATGGCGCTGTGCCGCCAGTGCGGCGATCCCAAATGCGTCGCCAACTGCCCGGCCGGTGCCCTGGACAAGCATGGCCGCACGGGTGTCGTCGGCTGGTCGGCCGAACTGTGCGTCGACTGCCATCTGTGCACCCTGGGCTGCGCCTATGGCGGCATCGCCTTCGATCCGGCCGCCGGGCATGTGGGCAAATGCGACATGTGCGACGGCGCCCCGGCCTGCGTTCCCGCCTGCTCCAAGGGCGCGCTGGAGCACCTGTCGGCCGCCGCCCGCCTGCATGCGGTCCACGCCGAGCGGGAGGATATGTTCGTCCCCGGCCTGTCAGCCTGCCAGGGCTGCAATTCCGAACTGCTGATCCGCCACACCATGCGCCGCGTCGGCCGCGAGTCCATCGTGGCGGCGCCGCCCGGCTGCATCCCCGGCATGGGCACGGTGGGCTATAACGGCCAGACCGGCTCCAAGGTCCCCATCTTCCACCCGCTGCTGACCAACACGGCGGCCATGCTGGGCGGCATCAAGCGCCAGTACGAGCGCAAGGGCAAGGACGTCACGGTGGTGGCCCTGGCCGGCGACGGCGGCGCGGTGGACGTGGGCTTCCAGTCGCTGTCGGGCGCCGCCGAGCGGGGCGAGCACGTCCTGTTCATCTGCGTCGACAACGAAGGCTACATGAATACCGGCATGCAGGCCTCGGGCTCCACCACCTTCGGGTCGTGGACCTCGACCACCCCGGTGGGCGAGGTCGGACGGGGCAAGTCCACCGACGGCAAGTACCTGCCGCAACTGATGACGGGCCACGGCTGCGCCTATGTGGCCACCGCGTCGACCGCCTTTCTCGACGACTACCACGCCAAGCTGGAACGTGCCCTGGCCGCCAGCCGCGCCGGCTTCGCCTATCTTCACGTCCACGCCCCCTGCCCCACCGGCTGGCGCTTTCCGGCGGCCATGACCACGGAAGTCTGCCGCCGCCAGGTGGAAAGCAACTTCGTCACCCTGTGGGACTTCACCCCGGCGGACGGCCTGCGCTTCACCCGCGGGGTCGAGCGCCCCCGGCCGGTGGCCGATTACGTGCGGATGATCGGCAAGTACAAGCATCTGGCCCCCGCCGACCTGGAGCGCATCCAGGCCTCGGTCGACCGGCGGGTCGAGACGCTGCAGGGCTTTCAGCGGCGATCCGCCGCCGAGTGA
- the fdhD gene encoding formate dehydrogenase accessory sulfurtransferase FdhD, producing the protein MTAAPIHPPVPDPALGDPGCAGTGVVAVERRSLAGVDADLDWVAEEVPVSLEYNGIAHAVMLATPADLEDFALGFSLTEGIAATAADIRGVEVDILPQGIALRIELAGRRFDLLKRRRRALAGRTGCGLCGAESLDQVMRDLPVVAATTTFRPSTLAEALARLRAGQHLLGKTGATHAAGWMDAGGNVALVREDVGRHNALDKLIGALARQGTDAAAGAALVTSRASFEMVQKAAAAGIGMLIAVSAPTLLAVHTAARLGVTLAGFARQDRSVVYAHGWRLTEDAS; encoded by the coding sequence ATGACCGCCGCTCCCATTCACCCGCCCGTCCCCGACCCGGCCCTGGGCGACCCCGGCTGCGCCGGAACCGGCGTGGTGGCGGTAGAGCGGCGCAGCCTGGCCGGCGTCGATGCCGATCTCGACTGGGTGGCCGAGGAGGTTCCGGTCAGCCTGGAATACAACGGCATCGCCCATGCGGTGATGCTGGCCACCCCCGCCGATCTCGAGGATTTCGCCCTGGGCTTCAGCCTGACCGAGGGTATCGCCGCCACCGCCGCCGATATCCGGGGGGTCGAGGTGGACATTCTGCCCCAGGGCATCGCCCTTCGGATCGAACTGGCGGGACGGCGGTTCGACCTCTTGAAGCGCCGCCGCCGCGCCCTGGCCGGGCGGACCGGCTGCGGATTGTGCGGAGCGGAAAGCCTGGATCAGGTGATGCGCGATCTGCCCGTCGTGGCGGCGACGACCACCTTCCGCCCGTCGACCTTGGCCGAGGCGCTGGCCCGCTTGCGGGCCGGGCAGCACCTGCTGGGCAAGACCGGCGCCACCCACGCCGCCGGCTGGATGGATGCCGGCGGCAACGTCGCCCTGGTCCGCGAAGACGTGGGCCGCCACAACGCGCTCGACAAGCTGATCGGTGCCCTGGCCCGCCAGGGCACCGATGCCGCCGCCGGGGCGGCCCTGGTCACCAGCCGGGCCAGCTTCGAGATGGTGCAAAAGGCCGCCGCCGCCGGGATCGGCATGCTGATCGCGGTCTCGGCTCCCACCCTGCTGGCCGTCCACACCGCCGCGCGCCTGGGCGTCACCCTGGCGGGCTTCGCCCGTCAGGACCGCTCGGTGGTCTACGCCCATGGCTGGCGGCTCACGGAAGACGCCTCATGA
- a CDS encoding molybdopterin-dependent oxidoreductase, which translates to MNDQARTQTRRVPTYCYNCVAGPDLMNVVVEDGVALAVEPNHAGTGIHPADGRPCVKAYGLVQKTYNPHRVLTPMKRTNPLKGKDQDPGFVPISWDEALETIAARLNDIRARGLLDDAGLPRVAATFGHGGTPASYMGTLPAFLAAWGAIDYSLGSGQGVKCTHSEHLYGEFWHRAFTVCSDTVHTRYIVSFGANVEVTGGVCAVRRHADARIRGIKRVQVEPHLSVTAGCSAEWVPIKPKTDPAFMFAMLHVLLCEVPPERLDVDFLRDRSNSPYLVGPDGYYLRDPQTAKPLMWDTRSNAPVPFDHPGAVPALAGEYPIAAALAHKADGEVVRHEAITGRPSLALTVEAMRPYSPDWAAKLCDVPADTIRRVALEYLDNACIGQTIEVDGRTLPYRPVAVALGKTVNNGWGAFECCWARTVLATVVGALEVPGGTLGTTVRINRPHENRLATVKPGEDGFMACSFNATSPDKWAAKPTGRNAHRTLVPHVGNGPWSQALGPTHLAWMFMREAPENWPKPSWPEIWFAYRTNPAISFWEIERLADTIAHMPFIVAFAYTMDETNHMADILLPEATDLESTQLIRAGGTKFVEQHWAHQGYVLRQKVVEPQGEARDFTWISTELARRTGLLKEYNERLNRGLALVPLKGEGYDFSLPTDRVNGPEAIWDAVCKAASAEMTGGAEVKDLEWMKENGFFVKPFKRTDWYLYPSMVEQNLRFELPYQERLLRIGEELGRRLHGQGITWWDEQLGEYQALPQWHHVPDRWTEAVIASGGNPDDYPLWGITTKSMQYSTGANSGIPLMNEVAVNMRGHGRIIMNAGTAGKMGIAQGERVEVRSTTGFTRGQVELVQGCRPDTIVIPGQFQHWKTPYAKDLGYPSLNALTPLSETTLALTDATGSGADIVRVAIHKLEGGAP; encoded by the coding sequence ATGAACGATCAGGCAAGGACGCAAACGCGGCGGGTTCCGACCTATTGCTACAATTGCGTCGCCGGCCCCGACCTGATGAATGTGGTGGTCGAGGACGGCGTCGCCCTGGCGGTGGAACCCAACCACGCCGGCACCGGCATCCATCCGGCCGACGGGCGCCCCTGCGTCAAGGCCTATGGGCTGGTGCAGAAGACCTACAATCCCCACCGCGTGCTCACCCCCATGAAGCGGACCAATCCGCTGAAGGGCAAGGACCAGGACCCCGGCTTCGTGCCCATCTCGTGGGACGAGGCGTTGGAGACCATCGCCGCCAGGCTCAACGATATCCGCGCCCGGGGATTGCTGGACGACGCGGGGCTGCCCCGCGTCGCCGCCACCTTCGGCCATGGCGGCACGCCGGCCAGCTACATGGGCACCCTGCCCGCCTTCCTGGCCGCCTGGGGCGCCATCGACTACAGCCTGGGTTCGGGCCAGGGGGTCAAGTGCACCCACTCCGAGCATCTTTACGGCGAGTTCTGGCACCGCGCCTTCACCGTCTGCTCCGACACCGTGCACACCCGCTACATCGTCTCGTTCGGCGCCAATGTGGAGGTGACCGGCGGCGTCTGCGCCGTGCGTCGCCACGCCGACGCCCGCATCCGGGGCATCAAGCGGGTGCAGGTCGAACCGCACCTGTCGGTCACCGCCGGCTGCTCGGCGGAATGGGTGCCGATCAAGCCCAAGACCGACCCCGCCTTCATGTTCGCCATGCTGCACGTCCTGCTGTGCGAGGTGCCGCCGGAGCGCCTGGACGTGGACTTCCTGCGTGACCGCAGCAACTCGCCCTATCTGGTGGGACCGGACGGCTATTACCTGCGCGATCCCCAGACCGCCAAGCCCCTGATGTGGGACACCCGGAGCAACGCTCCGGTGCCCTTCGACCATCCCGGCGCCGTTCCCGCCCTGGCCGGCGAGTACCCCATCGCCGCCGCCCTGGCCCACAAGGCCGACGGCGAGGTGGTCCGTCACGAGGCCATCACCGGCCGCCCGTCGCTCGCCCTGACCGTCGAGGCCATGCGCCCCTACAGCCCGGACTGGGCGGCCAAGCTGTGTGACGTGCCGGCCGACACCATCCGCCGGGTGGCGCTGGAATACCTGGACAATGCCTGCATCGGCCAGACCATCGAGGTGGACGGCCGCACCCTGCCCTACCGGCCGGTGGCGGTGGCGCTGGGCAAGACGGTCAACAACGGCTGGGGCGCCTTCGAATGCTGCTGGGCGCGCACCGTGCTGGCCACCGTGGTCGGCGCGCTGGAGGTGCCGGGCGGCACGCTGGGCACCACGGTGCGCATCAACCGCCCGCACGAGAACCGCCTCGCCACCGTCAAGCCGGGCGAGGACGGCTTCATGGCCTGTTCGTTCAACGCCACCAGCCCCGACAAATGGGCCGCCAAGCCCACCGGGCGCAACGCCCACCGCACCCTGGTTCCCCATGTGGGCAACGGGCCGTGGAGTCAGGCCCTGGGGCCGACCCATCTGGCCTGGATGTTCATGCGGGAAGCGCCGGAGAACTGGCCCAAGCCGTCCTGGCCGGAAATCTGGTTCGCCTACCGCACCAACCCGGCCATCTCGTTCTGGGAGATCGAGCGTCTGGCCGACACCATCGCCCACATGCCGTTCATCGTGGCCTTCGCCTATACCATGGACGAGACCAACCACATGGCCGACATCCTGCTGCCCGAGGCCACCGACCTGGAAAGCACCCAGTTGATCCGGGCGGGCGGCACCAAGTTCGTCGAGCAGCACTGGGCGCACCAGGGCTACGTGCTGCGCCAGAAGGTGGTCGAGCCCCAGGGCGAGGCCCGCGACTTCACCTGGATTTCCACCGAGCTGGCCCGGCGCACCGGCCTTTTGAAGGAATACAACGAGCGCCTGAACCGCGGTCTCGCCCTGGTGCCGCTCAAGGGCGAGGGCTACGACTTCTCGCTGCCCACCGACCGGGTCAACGGGCCGGAAGCCATCTGGGATGCGGTATGCAAGGCGGCCAGCGCCGAGATGACCGGTGGCGCCGAGGTCAAGGACCTGGAGTGGATGAAGGAGAACGGGTTCTTCGTGAAGCCGTTCAAGCGCACCGACTGGTACCTCTATCCCAGCATGGTCGAGCAGAATTTGCGCTTCGAACTGCCCTACCAGGAGCGCCTGCTGCGCATCGGCGAGGAACTGGGGCGGCGCCTGCACGGCCAGGGCATCACCTGGTGGGACGAGCAACTGGGCGAATACCAGGCCCTGCCCCAATGGCACCACGTGCCCGACCGCTGGACCGAGGCGGTGATCGCCTCGGGCGGCAATCCCGACGACTACCCGCTGTGGGGCATCACCACCAAGAGCATGCAGTACTCCACCGGCGCCAATTCCGGCATTCCGCTGATGAACGAGGTGGCGGTCAACATGCGCGGCCACGGCCGCATCATCATGAACGCCGGCACCGCCGGGAAAATGGGCATCGCCCAGGGCGAACGGGTAGAGGTCCGCTCCACCACCGGCTTCACCCGGGGACAGGTGGAGCTGGTCCAGGGCTGCCGCCCCGACACCATCGTCATTCCGGGACAGTTCCAGCACTGGAAGACGCCCTATGCCAAGGACCTGGGCTATCCCTCGCTGAACGCCCTGACGCCGCTGTCCGAAACCACCCTGGCGCTGACCGACGCCACCGGCTCGGGGGCCGACATCGTCCGCGTCGCCATCCACAAGCTCGAAGGAGGCGCGCCATGA